In Chryseobacterium gotjawalense, the following are encoded in one genomic region:
- a CDS encoding M16 family metallopeptidase has translation MKKSLYSIAAVFFVSGLISAQVIDLNQMPKPGPTPTVNIATPQTFKLKNGLTVMVVEDHKLPRVNTTLTFDHPPMVEGNKAGVSDIMADLLGSGTSKISKDEFNKKVDFLGASINYRANGASANTLSKYYPEILNLFAAGITDAKFSNEELSKSKERGIAGLKSSELSAQVIGKRVFDVLTYGKNTALGEYETEQTLNAITLADVQDMYKKSYAPNTGYLVVIGDVKYSEVKKMIENAFEGWKKSDYKYPSLPKFSNVAKTEIDVVDVPTAAQSVIMLGDLHNLKMKDPQYFAATTANYILGGGSLETRVNMNLREKNGFTYGAYTSLDVSKYDSSFGGTANVRGEVTDKAIKEFMTEIKGIKTIQPEELHNAKEKLKGSFILSLERPETVARFALNLITQDLPKDFYSNYLKSVDALTVDQVQKASDSFIKPNNMRIFIAGKTSQFAGQLDALGYPVKYFDNYGNPVAKPEVKKADASVTLASVADKYIAAIGGKDKVSKITSITSVATTKMQGMELGIKNTQASGGKVNMEVSMMGNTIQKMTYDGTKGSMTAQGNKMDMPAEMQEAYAKEKNLFPELAFATSKEYTLGGIEKIEGADAYAVKSGNTTYYYDVKTGLKVGEIKKQKMQGQEIEVPSYYSNYKEVDGIKLPFTIKVNQMGQDMQLDVQSYELNKATAEDFK, from the coding sequence ATGAAAAAATCATTATATAGTATTGCCGCCGTATTTTTTGTTTCTGGCTTGATCAGTGCACAGGTTATCGACCTTAACCAAATGCCGAAACCGGGACCTACGCCGACTGTAAATATCGCCACGCCCCAAACCTTTAAACTGAAAAACGGTTTAACCGTAATGGTTGTAGAAGATCATAAACTTCCGCGGGTAAACACCACCCTGACTTTTGACCATCCGCCAATGGTGGAAGGAAACAAAGCTGGAGTAAGTGATATTATGGCGGATCTTTTGGGCAGCGGAACTTCGAAAATATCGAAAGACGAGTTTAATAAAAAAGTAGATTTCCTGGGAGCTTCCATTAATTACCGGGCAAATGGCGCCAGTGCCAACACGCTTTCAAAATACTACCCGGAAATTTTAAATCTCTTCGCTGCTGGAATTACCGATGCCAAATTCTCGAATGAGGAATTGAGTAAATCTAAAGAAAGAGGAATTGCAGGATTGAAATCGAGTGAGTTAAGTGCACAGGTGATTGGCAAGCGAGTTTTCGATGTTTTAACCTATGGCAAAAATACCGCTTTAGGGGAATACGAAACGGAACAGACTTTAAATGCTATTACTTTGGCTGACGTTCAGGATATGTACAAAAAATCGTACGCACCCAATACCGGTTATCTAGTGGTCATCGGTGATGTGAAGTACAGCGAGGTGAAGAAAATGATTGAGAATGCTTTTGAAGGCTGGAAAAAATCAGATTATAAATATCCTTCATTACCGAAATTCTCTAATGTTGCGAAAACCGAAATCGATGTGGTAGATGTTCCTACGGCGGCGCAGTCTGTGATAATGTTAGGTGACCTTCATAATTTAAAAATGAAAGATCCTCAATATTTTGCAGCAACCACGGCGAATTATATTTTAGGAGGCGGAAGTCTGGAAACCCGTGTGAACATGAACCTTCGCGAGAAAAACGGATTTACTTACGGCGCTTATACCTCTCTGGACGTTTCGAAATATGATTCCAGTTTTGGCGGAACTGCCAATGTTCGTGGTGAAGTTACCGACAAAGCGATCAAAGAGTTCATGACCGAAATTAAGGGAATAAAAACCATTCAACCAGAAGAACTGCATAACGCAAAAGAAAAACTCAAAGGCAGTTTCATTCTGTCTCTGGAAAGACCTGAAACAGTTGCGCGGTTTGCATTGAATTTAATTACCCAGGATTTACCAAAAGATTTCTATTCCAATTATCTGAAATCGGTGGATGCTCTGACGGTTGATCAGGTACAGAAAGCTTCTGATTCTTTTATCAAACCCAATAATATGAGAATATTTATAGCGGGAAAAACCAGTCAGTTTGCCGGGCAGTTAGATGCTTTGGGTTATCCGGTAAAGTATTTTGATAACTATGGAAATCCTGTGGCCAAACCTGAAGTAAAGAAAGCTGATGCCAGTGTCACTCTAGCCAGCGTTGCCGATAAATACATTGCAGCCATCGGTGGAAAAGACAAAGTTTCGAAGATTACCTCGATCACTTCTGTAGCGACCACGAAAATGCAGGGAATGGAACTGGGTATTAAAAATACACAGGCAAGTGGTGGAAAAGTAAATATGGAAGTTTCGATGATGGGGAATACCATTCAGAAAATGACTTACGACGGTACCAAAGGTTCGATGACCGCACAGGGAAATAAAATGGATATGCCCGCAGAAATGCAGGAAGCGTATGCCAAAGAAAAAAACCTTTTCCCGGAATTAGCTTTTGCAACTTCTAAAGAGTACACGCTCGGAGGCATCGAAAAAATTGAAGGTGCGGATGCCTACGCCGTAAAGTCTGGCAATACCACCTATTACTATGACGTGAAAACCGGCTTGAAAGTAGGTGAAATTAAAAAGCAGAAAATGCAGGGTCAGGAAATTGAAGTTCCCAGTTACTATTCCAATTATAAGGAAGTTGACGGAATTAAATTACCGTTTACCATCAAAGTAAACCAAATGGGACAGGACATGCAGTTGGATGTACAGTCTTACGAATTAAACAAAGCGACCGCAGAGGATTTTAAATAA
- a CDS encoding MFS transporter, with product MKYITRTIWILSLVSLFTDIASEMLYPVMPMYLKSIGFSIVLIGILEGVAEATAGMSKAYFGKLSDNSGRRVPFVKIGYAFSAVSKPMMAIFTYPLLIFFSRTLDRFGKGIRTAARDALLSDEATAETKGQIFGFHRSMDTLGAVIGPSLALIYLYFYPQNYRTLFFIAFIPGLLAVLASFLLKDKHPKDIKPKSAASFFSFINYWKVSPPEYKKLVIGLLAFTLFNSSDIFLLLKAKQSGLDDTMVIAVYIFYNLIYAFFSFPIGILADKIGLKKILISGLLLFSAVYFGMSVNTNLYVFFGLFSLYGIYAAATNGISTAWISNISDRKDTATAIGTFSGFQSICTMLASSFAGLIWFQFGAPATFLISAFATLIVVLYLLTIPKPNTLIKENH from the coding sequence GTGAAATATATTACACGCACCATTTGGATCTTGTCACTGGTCAGTCTCTTCACCGACATTGCCAGTGAAATGCTGTATCCGGTTATGCCCATGTATTTAAAATCAATCGGCTTTTCAATTGTGCTTATCGGAATACTTGAAGGAGTTGCAGAAGCTACCGCAGGCATGAGCAAAGCTTACTTTGGCAAACTTTCAGACAATTCAGGCAGAAGAGTTCCATTTGTTAAAATCGGGTATGCTTTCAGTGCGGTTTCAAAACCGATGATGGCTATTTTTACGTATCCCCTTTTGATTTTCTTTAGCCGTACCCTTGACCGTTTCGGAAAAGGAATCAGGACAGCAGCAAGAGACGCCCTGCTTTCAGATGAAGCCACCGCGGAAACGAAAGGTCAGATTTTTGGCTTTCACCGGTCCATGGATACTTTGGGAGCGGTCATCGGGCCTTCTTTGGCTTTAATTTATCTGTATTTTTATCCACAGAACTATCGGACTCTTTTTTTTATTGCTTTTATTCCGGGACTTCTTGCTGTTCTTGCTTCTTTTTTATTGAAAGATAAACACCCAAAAGATATCAAACCAAAATCAGCTGCTTCTTTCTTTTCGTTTATTAATTACTGGAAAGTAAGCCCGCCGGAATACAAAAAATTAGTCATCGGACTTCTTGCTTTTACTCTTTTTAACAGTTCAGACATTTTCCTTCTGCTCAAAGCAAAACAGTCTGGACTTGATGACACGATGGTTATTGCGGTTTACATCTTTTATAATCTTATTTATGCATTTTTTTCTTTTCCAATAGGGATTCTTGCGGACAAAATAGGCTTGAAAAAAATTCTTATATCAGGTCTCCTCCTGTTTTCAGCGGTTTATTTTGGAATGTCGGTGAATACCAATCTGTATGTGTTTTTTGGACTGTTCTCTCTTTACGGGATTTATGCCGCTGCGACCAACGGGATTTCAACAGCGTGGATTTCCAATATCAGTGACCGGAAAGATACCGCAACGGCGATCGGAACATTTTCGGGATTTCAGAGCATCTGCACCATGCTCGCAAGTTCATTTGCAGGCCTTATTTGGTTTCAGTTCGGTGCACCGGCGACCTTTTTAATCTCCGCATTTGCCACACTGATTGTCGTTCTTTACCTCCTCACGATTCCTAAACCCAACACTTTAATCAAAGAAAATCATTAG
- the mgtA gene encoding magnesium-translocating P-type ATPase — MLNIFNKKVTASLVSPDNSANQLAAKQLLEAAEADPQKLFTQLESSEEGLSDDQVIKKRSAYGINEIAHEKAPSWYIQLLGAFINPFNGVLFLIGVVSFFMNVIYAAPGTKDYKEVIVVLLMILTSVLLRFSQEFRSNKAAEELKSMVKTNASVLRKDSGKIDIDIKKLVPGDLISVSAGDMIPADVRILHSKDLFVGQSMLTGEAMPVEKHDTLLTDSSEKSSLDLENICFLGTNVVSGTAQAIVVATGNQTYFGTMSESLVGKRAETSFEKGVNSVSWLLIRFMFVMVPLVFLINGLTKGNWLEAFMFGISVAVGLTPEMLPMIVTTNLAKGAVSMSKRKVVVKRLNAIQNIGAMDILCTDKTGTLTLDKIVMQRHLNIHGIEDDEVFKWAYLNSFYQTGLKNLMDLAVIDYHENHEDVQADLKLAEFKKVDEIPFDFNRRRMSVILEEKNHKHFLICKGAVEEMLSVCNRAIDPGADEQSQFFTDAIIPLDENLKNKIIQITDKLNGDGLRVLLIGVKESDARPLTYSIADECDLVLTGFIGFLDPAKPTASEAVRELQKLGVNIKVLTGDNGIVTKKICREVGIPVTNVLLGNELEKMTDEEFQNKIGMVSILAKLSPLQKSRVVKLLQQKGHTVGFMGDGINDAAALRDADVGISVDTGVDIAKESADIILLEKDLMVLQKGVVYGRRTHGNIIKYIKMTASSNFGNMFSVLGASALLPFLPMLPIQILINNLLYDFSQISIPWDRMDSDYIQTPHKWDASGISKFMIIIGPISSVFDYATFALMWFIFKANSPEHQSLFQTGWFVESLISQTLIVHMIRTRKIPFIQSWASAPVVALTSTIMLVGIMIPFSPFAAAFKMTPLPLMYFPWLLGILFSYCLLTQFVKNWFIKKYNSWL, encoded by the coding sequence ATGTTAAATATATTCAATAAAAAAGTGACCGCCAGTTTAGTTTCGCCGGACAATAGTGCAAACCAACTCGCCGCGAAACAACTTTTAGAAGCCGCAGAAGCCGATCCCCAAAAACTGTTCACTCAACTCGAAAGCAGTGAAGAAGGCCTTTCAGATGATCAGGTTATAAAAAAACGGTCAGCATATGGCATCAACGAAATAGCGCACGAAAAAGCTCCCTCTTGGTATATTCAGTTACTCGGCGCTTTCATAAATCCTTTCAATGGGGTCTTATTTTTAATCGGCGTGGTTTCCTTTTTTATGAATGTAATTTATGCGGCTCCCGGCACCAAAGATTACAAAGAAGTGATTGTGGTTTTGCTCATGATCCTTACCAGTGTATTGCTGAGATTCTCTCAGGAATTCAGAAGCAACAAAGCTGCAGAAGAGCTGAAAAGCATGGTTAAAACGAATGCTTCTGTGCTGCGGAAAGACTCGGGTAAAATTGATATTGATATCAAAAAATTAGTCCCCGGTGATCTTATCTCGGTATCTGCCGGCGATATGATTCCCGCCGACGTCAGAATACTTCACTCCAAAGATTTATTCGTAGGCCAATCAATGCTGACCGGTGAAGCCATGCCTGTTGAGAAACACGATACGCTGCTGACTGACAGTTCCGAAAAATCTTCACTCGATTTAGAGAATATCTGTTTCCTTGGAACCAATGTGGTGAGTGGAACTGCTCAGGCAATCGTAGTGGCCACAGGCAATCAAACGTACTTTGGCACGATGTCGGAATCACTGGTGGGCAAAAGAGCCGAAACCAGTTTTGAAAAAGGAGTCAACAGTGTAAGCTGGCTGCTCATCAGGTTTATGTTTGTTATGGTTCCGCTGGTTTTTTTAATTAATGGATTGACGAAAGGAAACTGGCTGGAAGCATTTATGTTCGGTATCAGCGTTGCCGTAGGATTAACGCCGGAAATGTTGCCGATGATTGTAACGACCAACTTGGCAAAAGGCGCCGTAAGCATGAGCAAAAGAAAAGTAGTCGTCAAAAGATTAAATGCCATTCAGAATATCGGTGCGATGGATATTCTATGTACGGACAAAACCGGAACTTTGACGCTTGACAAGATAGTCATGCAAAGACATCTCAACATTCACGGTATCGAAGATGACGAAGTTTTTAAATGGGCTTATCTGAACAGTTTTTATCAAACCGGTTTGAAAAACCTCATGGATTTGGCCGTCATCGATTATCATGAAAACCATGAAGATGTACAGGCCGATTTAAAACTGGCCGAATTTAAAAAAGTAGATGAGATTCCTTTTGATTTTAACCGGCGAAGGATGTCTGTCATTTTGGAAGAAAAAAACCACAAACACTTTTTGATCTGCAAAGGTGCTGTCGAAGAAATGCTGTCGGTTTGTAACCGGGCAATAGATCCCGGGGCAGATGAACAAAGCCAGTTTTTCACAGATGCCATTATTCCTTTAGACGAAAATCTCAAAAACAAAATAATCCAAATCACAGATAAGCTGAATGGAGACGGACTTCGGGTCCTGCTTATCGGTGTAAAAGAAAGCGATGCACGACCGCTCACTTATTCGATTGCTGATGAATGCGATTTGGTACTTACCGGTTTCATCGGCTTTCTGGATCCTGCAAAACCCACGGCAAGTGAAGCCGTTCGTGAACTGCAGAAATTAGGAGTCAACATAAAAGTACTGACCGGTGATAACGGAATTGTCACTAAAAAGATTTGCCGCGAAGTGGGTATTCCGGTAACGAATGTGCTGCTCGGCAATGAGCTGGAAAAGATGACTGATGAGGAATTTCAAAATAAAATCGGCATGGTATCCATACTCGCAAAACTAAGTCCGCTGCAAAAATCCAGAGTCGTGAAACTGCTCCAGCAAAAAGGACACACCGTGGGATTTATGGGCGACGGAATCAATGACGCGGCGGCTCTGCGCGATGCAGATGTCGGCATATCGGTAGATACCGGCGTAGATATCGCCAAAGAAAGTGCCGATATCATCCTGCTCGAAAAAGACTTAATGGTTCTGCAGAAAGGCGTTGTTTATGGCCGCAGAACACATGGAAATATCATTAAGTATATCAAAATGACCGCCAGCAGTAATTTCGGGAACATGTTCAGCGTTTTGGGCGCATCGGCTTTATTGCCTTTTTTACCCATGCTTCCGATACAGATTTTAATTAATAATCTCCTGTATGATTTCTCGCAAATATCAATTCCATGGGACAGAATGGATTCTGATTACATTCAAACTCCGCACAAATGGGACGCAAGCGGAATCAGCAAATTCATGATCATCATCGGACCGATCAGCTCTGTTTTCGATTATGCCACTTTTGCTCTGATGTGGTTTATCTTCAAAGCCAATTCACCGGAACACCAGAGTTTATTCCAGACCGGTTGGTTTGTAGAGAGTCTGATTTCTCAAACTTTAATCGTCCACATGATTCGTACGCGCAAAATTCCGTTTATTCAAAGCTGGGCTTCGGCACCCGTTGTGGCACTCACCTCCACCATCATGCTGGTCGGCATCATGATTCCCTTCTCCCCTTTTGCCGCCGCTTTCAAAATGACACCTTTGCCCTTGATGTATTTCCCGTGGTTATTGGGAATCCTGTTCAGTTATTGCTTACTGACTCAGTTTGTGAAAAATTGGTTTATTAAGAAATACAACAGCTGGTTATAG
- a CDS encoding carbon monoxide dehydrogenase beta subunit family protein: MKNIVIFDKVNHNKITSMKTKLFLLLTFISCSSMFAQSFEKLLYSKKDKPTVLINENIIANWELINTQPNITIKEMQVMKSAQKGIDQYAKTYPNLSEYGLILCKADLGNIETKTQNDIRIFLGADPQTKIYVDGFLLMNDHYLIATKSIKEIEFISPNEQDFNSEKIINIWTLTKDTRLGSLHFLRTEKSKDN; this comes from the coding sequence ATGAAAAATATTGTTATATTTGATAAAGTCAATCATAATAAAATCACTTCTATGAAAACAAAATTATTTCTTTTGCTGACATTCATTTCCTGCTCAAGTATGTTTGCACAGAGTTTCGAAAAGTTACTGTATTCCAAAAAAGATAAGCCCACCGTTTTGATTAATGAAAACATTATCGCCAATTGGGAACTGATTAATACGCAGCCGAACATCACAATAAAGGAAATGCAGGTGATGAAATCCGCACAAAAAGGAATTGATCAATATGCGAAAACCTACCCAAATTTAAGTGAATATGGCTTGATTCTTTGTAAGGCAGATTTAGGAAACATTGAAACAAAAACTCAAAACGACATCAGAATATTTCTCGGTGCAGATCCTCAAACAAAAATCTATGTGGATGGTTTTTTATTGATGAATGACCACTATCTCATCGCCACAAAAAGCATTAAAGAAATTGAATTCATCAGTCCAAACGAGCAGGATTTTAACTCTGAAAAAATCATTAATATCTGGACTTTAACTAAAGACACAAGATTAGGTTCTCTGCATTTTCTTAGAACTGAAAAATCGAAGGATAATTAA
- a CDS encoding ribonuclease E/G has protein sequence MKKELIISHEGEQSKIALLEDGRLFELHEQEDKSEFVVGDLFIGKVKKLAPNLNAAFVSIGYEKDAFLHYQDLGPQFLTYKKFLQDTVSKKQHNSSLKNFEIQKEINKNGTIDKVLAKDDSVILQITKEPISTKGPRISTQISLTGRFLVLIPFDKSVSISKKISNSEEKERLKTLIESIKPEGFGVIIRTVAEGKKVAELHNDMNQLIQKWETAFKNLQKNKVPSRVLSEEDKASSILRDNFNADFVSIICDDEQMVDDMRNYIEVIAPERKNIVQFYDKPIPLMEYYNVEKQMKQSFGKHVNIPSSKGAYLVIEHTEALHVIDVNSGNNLSSGAGSSNKEHALTVNKMAATEIARQLRLRDMGGIIVVDFIDMINADHRRDLYEHFKAEMSRDKARHKILPPSKFGLIQLTRQRTKPEKVIKTKEDNPNIDGEILAPIVVVERMEEVIRNLIQTEKGKLFLHVHPFVEAYLTKGLRSIQMKWYLKYKKWVTIIPRDSFKYLEYKMVNSKKEELMSYSN, from the coding sequence ATGAAGAAAGAACTGATTATATCACATGAAGGCGAGCAATCTAAGATTGCTTTGCTGGAAGACGGACGGCTTTTTGAGCTCCACGAACAGGAGGACAAGAGTGAATTCGTGGTCGGCGATTTATTTATCGGTAAAGTAAAAAAACTTGCACCCAATTTAAATGCTGCCTTCGTAAGCATTGGTTATGAGAAAGATGCCTTTTTGCATTATCAGGATTTAGGCCCACAATTTCTTACTTACAAAAAATTTCTACAAGACACTGTTTCCAAAAAACAACACAATTCGTCGCTAAAGAATTTCGAAATTCAAAAAGAGATTAATAAGAACGGAACCATTGATAAAGTTCTGGCAAAAGACGACAGCGTTATTCTACAAATCACCAAAGAACCGATCTCAACAAAAGGACCGAGAATATCAACTCAAATTTCCCTTACCGGAAGATTTTTAGTCTTGATTCCATTTGACAAAAGCGTTTCTATTTCAAAAAAAATCAGCAACTCTGAGGAGAAGGAGAGACTCAAAACTTTAATTGAAAGCATTAAACCTGAAGGTTTCGGTGTGATCATCAGGACCGTTGCCGAAGGAAAAAAAGTCGCAGAACTCCACAATGACATGAATCAGCTGATTCAGAAATGGGAAACCGCATTTAAAAACCTTCAGAAAAACAAAGTCCCGAGCAGAGTATTGAGCGAAGAAGATAAAGCTTCCTCTATTTTACGGGATAATTTTAATGCCGATTTCGTTTCCATTATTTGTGATGATGAGCAAATGGTTGACGATATGCGGAATTATATCGAAGTTATCGCGCCGGAAAGAAAAAACATTGTTCAGTTCTACGATAAACCAATTCCATTAATGGAATATTACAACGTAGAAAAACAGATGAAACAGAGTTTTGGGAAACACGTGAATATCCCAAGTTCGAAAGGTGCCTATTTGGTCATTGAACATACAGAAGCACTCCACGTTATTGATGTAAACTCCGGGAATAATCTTTCCTCAGGAGCGGGTTCATCGAACAAAGAGCACGCTTTGACCGTGAATAAAATGGCAGCCACCGAAATCGCCCGTCAACTCAGACTGAGAGACATGGGCGGAATTATCGTAGTCGATTTTATTGACATGATCAATGCCGACCACCGACGAGATCTGTACGAACATTTCAAAGCCGAAATGAGCCGTGATAAAGCAAGACACAAGATTTTGCCACCGAGTAAATTCGGACTGATCCAGCTAACCCGTCAACGGACCAAACCGGAAAAAGTCATCAAAACCAAGGAAGACAATCCTAATATTGACGGAGAAATCCTGGCCCCAATCGTTGTGGTGGAGCGCATGGAAGAAGTGATCCGGAATTTGATTCAGACCGAAAAAGGCAAACTGTTTTTGCATGTCCATCCTTTTGTAGAAGCTTATTTGACCAAAGGTTTGCGAAGCATCCAAATGAAATGGTACTTGAAATACAAAAAATGGGTAACGATTATCCCAAGAGATTCCTTTAAATATCTGGAATACAAAATGGTCAATTCCAAAAAAGAGGAACTGATGAGTTATTCAAATTAA
- a CDS encoding HU family DNA-binding protein: protein MTKAELVNTISNKLGTEKNETQKVIEAFMQEIRTSMYNGDNVYLRGFGSFIIKTRAAKTGRNISKNTAIEIPAHNIPAFKPSKTFVEKIKTKVPVK from the coding sequence ATGACAAAGGCAGAATTGGTAAACACCATCTCAAATAAATTGGGAACTGAAAAGAATGAAACCCAGAAAGTTATTGAAGCTTTTATGCAGGAGATCAGAACATCAATGTATAACGGAGATAATGTGTATCTAAGAGGATTTGGTTCATTTATTATTAAAACCAGAGCAGCAAAAACAGGAAGAAACATCTCGAAAAACACCGCTATTGAAATCCCTGCTCATAATATCCCGGCCTTTAAACCTTCGAAAACGTTCGTAGAGAAAATCAAAACGAAAGTTCCAGTTAAGTAA
- the mutY gene encoding A/G-specific adenine glycosylase: protein MKTKKQNADFLHVGRKLLDWYKIHGRELPFRKTNDPYKIWICEIIFQQTRIEQGLNHYRNFIERFPDVQTLAGAETDEVLLYWKGLGYYSRALNLHKASLQIINDFNGIFPADYDSILQLKGIGKYTAAAISSICFGKKIAAVDGNFYRVLSRLFADDFDISNSKAFDYFSELALKMMPENEAGHFNEAMMDLGSEICKPKNPKCESCPLNKDCVAFNLGKISGFPVKTKKVKPTDLDLYYSFVEYNGQFLVRQRKDDFIWKKLFEFPVEIPADWQQFVVKQKTIAHKLTHKNLSIQMSHVVLESQDIFTEFANGNGFSIITYEESHQKSFPKPLENYLKDYYENKSLMR, encoded by the coding sequence TTGAAAACAAAAAAACAAAATGCTGATTTTCTTCATGTTGGTAGGAAATTACTGGATTGGTACAAAATCCATGGCAGAGAATTGCCCTTTAGAAAAACCAATGATCCCTATAAGATTTGGATTTGCGAAATTATTTTTCAGCAAACCCGGATAGAACAGGGGCTTAACCATTACCGAAATTTCATTGAAAGATTTCCCGATGTTCAAACCTTAGCCGGGGCAGAAACTGATGAAGTTTTACTCTATTGGAAAGGCCTCGGATATTATTCCAGAGCCTTGAATCTGCATAAAGCATCGCTGCAGATCATTAATGATTTTAATGGAATTTTTCCCGCAGATTACGACAGTATTTTGCAGTTAAAAGGAATCGGAAAATACACTGCAGCAGCCATTTCAAGCATTTGTTTCGGAAAAAAAATCGCTGCGGTAGACGGTAATTTTTATCGCGTTTTATCCCGGTTATTTGCCGATGATTTTGATATTTCAAACTCCAAAGCCTTTGATTATTTTTCTGAACTGGCTTTAAAGATGATGCCCGAAAATGAAGCCGGACATTTCAATGAAGCCATGATGGACTTGGGTTCCGAAATCTGCAAACCCAAAAATCCGAAGTGTGAATCCTGTCCTTTAAATAAAGACTGCGTCGCTTTTAACTTAGGCAAGATTTCCGGTTTTCCGGTAAAGACCAAAAAAGTGAAACCAACTGATTTAGACCTTTACTATTCTTTTGTGGAATATAACGGTCAATTTTTGGTACGACAGAGAAAAGACGATTTTATCTGGAAAAAGCTTTTTGAATTTCCTGTTGAAATTCCGGCAGACTGGCAGCAGTTCGTCGTTAAGCAGAAAACCATTGCTCATAAACTGACGCATAAAAATTTATCGATTCAAATGAGTCATGTTGTACTGGAGTCGCAGGATATTTTCACCGAATTTGCAAACGGGAACGGCTTTTCAATCATAACTTATGAAGAATCGCACCAGAAATCCTTTCCGAAACCGCTGGAAAATTACCTGAAAGATTATTATGAAAACAAATCTTTAATGCGCTGA
- the gldD gene encoding gliding motility lipoprotein GldD, translated as MFKRLIFTFLGFILLSCSKEAQPKPSGELRLEYPAPKYQRFTSPCNFSFEYSDFAKVRAAKNPCWYYIEYPKMKAKVFITYFPIKNDFDLHVKESEKMVYEHTIKASSIDTKSFSFPERKVFGNFYELKGQSASNLQFFVTDSTRHYVTANLYFNSRPKPDSLAPAVEYIKNDILHLIETFEWKK; from the coding sequence ATGTTTAAAAGACTTATTTTCACTTTTTTAGGATTTATTTTGCTTTCCTGTTCAAAAGAAGCACAGCCAAAACCTTCTGGTGAACTTCGTTTAGAATATCCCGCCCCGAAATATCAAAGATTCACTTCCCCGTGTAATTTTAGTTTTGAGTACTCGGATTTTGCCAAAGTTAGAGCGGCGAAAAATCCGTGTTGGTATTATATCGAATATCCGAAAATGAAAGCAAAAGTTTTTATCACCTATTTTCCCATTAAAAATGATTTTGATCTTCATGTAAAAGAATCGGAGAAAATGGTGTATGAACATACCATCAAAGCGAGTTCAATCGACACGAAATCATTTAGTTTTCCTGAAAGGAAAGTGTTTGGTAATTTCTACGAACTGAAAGGTCAAAGTGCCTCGAATCTTCAGTTTTTTGTGACCGATTCTACGCGCCATTATGTGACCGCAAATTTGTATTTCAATTCAAGACCAAAGCCGGATTCATTGGCACCGGCGGTAGAATATATTAAAAATGATATCCTCCATTTAATTGAAACCTTTGAATGGAAAAAGTAA